The Silene latifolia isolate original U9 population chromosome Y, ASM4854445v1, whole genome shotgun sequence sequence aaatcagagaaaaagagatggtaaggaacccattaagtcttggttaaagttgaagaagaagcttaatgagaaatTTGTACCTAAAGAATACACTCAAGACTTGTTCATTAAACTCACTCAACTTAAACAagatcaacaaccacttgagtcttacATTAGAGATTTTGAGCAACTCACTTTGTAATGTGAAATGAATGAGaaaccggaacaaaaaattgctaggtttgttgagggtttaGATGACAAAATTGCTCAAAGATTCCGATTACAACATGtgtggtcctttgatgaggccgTTAACTTGGCCTTTAGAGTTGAGAAAGCGGGAAAGGGAAGGGCTAACATACAAAAATACCCGACCAAAACAGGCCACTACTCAAAGCCTCACGCAACAAACGAGTCAAAACCTAAAGACACCTCAAACTCACAACCAAAAACAGCCTATGTTGACAAAGGAAAGGCACCCGAAAACTCTCAAAGAAAAACCGTAGGCCTTAAGAAATGCTTCCAATGTCAAGGATATGGTCATTTCATAAAAGATTGTCCAACCAAAAGGGCTCTTAGCACCTTTGAAGTAGTCCATTGGGGAGAGGATGAGATTCTTGTTTGTGAAAATGATGAGAGTGATGAGGAACAAAAGGAGGCAGCCGAGGTAGTCATGCCGGACTCGggacttagtttggttacttGGAGGGTGATGCACACACAACCACAACCATTAGAACtagaccaaagacaacaaatctttAGGACTAAATGTACCATCAAGGGAAGAGTGTGTAATTTGATAATTGATGGGGGAGTTGTACTAATGTAGCATCGAGTACTTTGATTGAAAAACTCTCATTACCCACAATAAATCATCCTTGTCCATACAAACtaaggtggctcaacaaaggAGCCGAGGTTAGAGTTGATAAACAATGTTTAGTCTCTTTTTCTATTGGAAAGAATTATGTTGATGAGGTCCTTTGTGATGTCctacccatggatgcttgtcatttGTTACTTGGGAGACCTTGGGAATTTGATAGGGATTCTATTCACCATGGGAAAGAGAACACCTATTCCTTTAAATTTGCTTCAAAAAGAGTCATATTGTCACCATTACCACCCACCATCAAACCTACAACACCACCTTCAATGGTTGAACCTTCTAAGGAAATCCTATTAATCAATGGGACTGAAATGTTGCAAGAGTTAGAAGGGGAGGGGGACGTGTATGCTCTAGTGGTTACGGGGTTGGTTAAGGGGACAGGAGGTGGCGGAGATGGTCACGGGCAGCAGGCCACGGCCAAGGAGGGAGTGTCGAGGGAGGTTCAAGAGTTACTTGATTCTTATGGGGATGTCTTTCCTAATGAACTTACGAGTGGGTTACCTCCTCTTAGGGGCATTGAGCACCAAATTGATCTTATTCCGGGAGCCTCTTTACCAAACAAAGCGGCTTATAGAAGTGATCCAATAGCCACCAAAGAGTTGGAAAAACAGATTGAGGAACTAGTGAGTAAGGGATTTGTGAGGGAGTCACTTAGTCCTTGTGCGGTTCCGGCATTACTTGTTCCAAAAAAGGATGGGTCATGGAGAATGTGCACCGATAGTcgagccatcaacaacatcaccGTTAAGTATAGGTCCCAATACCTAGACTTGACGATATAttggatgagcttagtggagctcaAGTGTTCTCAAAGATCGATTTAAGACAAGGCTACCATCAAGTtagaatcaaagaaggagacgaGTGGAAAACAGCCTTCAAAACCAAGCATGGCttatatgagtggcttgtcatgccatttggtctcTCTAATGCACCAAGTACTTTCATGAGGTTGATGACCGAGGTCCTTAGACCTTATTTGGGCCGATTTGTGGTGGTATACTTTGATGATATTCTGATTTTTAGTCCATCCAAAGAAGAGCATCTCAAGCATCTACAAGTATTGTTTGAAACACTTTGGGAGCACAAgctttatggaaaattggagaaATGTTCATTCATGCAAAGGgaagtccaattcttgggttTCGTCATTAGTGATCAAGGGATTCTAGTGGATCAAGAGAAGGTCAAGGCTATTCAATCTTGGCCAAGACCGAGCACCATCACCGAAGTAAGGAGTTTCCATGGCTTAGCTTCCTTTTATAGGAGGTTCATCAAATATTTTagctgtaacaccccacgttaattgaagaggtccagttataggcttaaatgactagtgcttaaagggattgaaagtactactcatatcaacaaagtgcactttcttttatggtcatccatacaAAAGAACttcacagttaagcgtgcttggctgggagtagtcttaggatgggtgacctcctgggaaggttcccgagatgcgcatgagtgaggacaaaatgcgctgtaaaggacacgtgttgatctgtgggccatgtacacagcctggtgagctatcataagtaaccgctcccgaccctaggtttgggccggggtgttacattagCACCATTATGGCTCCTATTAccgagtgtatgaagaaaggggagttctCTTGGAGTGATAGGGCCGAAACAGCCTTCAACAAGGTCAAGGCTTTAATGTGCGAGTCTCCTATTCTTGCATTACCCAATGTCAACAAGTTATTTGAAGTCGAGTGCGATGCTAGCGGGATTGGAGTTGGGGCTGTGCTACTTCAAGACCACAGACCAGTAGCATACTTTAGTGAGAATCTCAATGGTGCCAAGctcaattactcaacttatgataagGAATTCTATGCCATTATTCGATCTTTGAATCATTGGAGCCACTACTTGAAGCCAAAgccatttgttttgcattccgaTCATGAAGCTCTCAAGTATATCAATGGCCAACacaagctcaatcataggcatgctaaatgggtggaatTCTTACAATCATTCAATTTTTCAAGCAAGTACATTGAGGGCAAGaacaatgtggtggccgatgctctttCAAGGAGGTTCACCATGTTGAGTTTTATGGAACAAAGGGTACTAGGGTTTGAACACATGAAGGATTTGTACATTGAAGATCCGGATTTCAAAGATGAGTGGCAAACACTCCAAGAGGGCCGAGAAAGTGAGGAGGGCAGAAGGAGTAAATACTCGAGTCAAGGAG is a genomic window containing:
- the LOC141629988 gene encoding uncharacterized protein LOC141629988, with translation MDACHLLLGRPWEFDRDSIHHGKENTYSFKFASKRVILSPLPPTIKPTTPPSMVEPSKEILLINGTEMLQELEGEGDVYALVVTGLVKGTGGGGDGHGQQATAKEGVSREVQELLDSYGDVFPNELTSGLPPLRGIEHQIDLIPGASLPNKAAYRSDPIATKELEKQIEELVSKGFVRESLSPCAVPALLVPKKDGSWRMCTDSRAINNITVKYRSQYLDLTIYWMSLVELKCSQRSI